In the genome of Nevskiales bacterium, one region contains:
- a CDS encoding metal ABC transporter permease gives MNLAFDWAILGAPLLAGLVVIATHVALGREVLRRGIIFIDLTVAQVAAVGVILAEMLEFSGEQGWKVQVAAGIAALLAAGLLAWTEQRWPQLQEALIGSLYVVAACAAILLLAHNPHGHEHLAELLAGQILWVNLPQVWPVAALSAFVLAAWFLGGQRRGWIFYFLFAITVMASVQLVGVFLVFASLILPALASSGLPERRGLIVGWGLGAVGYALGLWLSVPLDLPAGPMIVCTLAVLALLAAVARSLRR, from the coding sequence ATGAATCTCGCGTTCGACTGGGCGATTCTCGGCGCGCCGCTGCTGGCCGGCCTGGTGGTCATCGCCACGCATGTTGCGCTGGGCCGCGAGGTCTTGCGGCGCGGCATCATCTTCATCGACCTCACGGTGGCGCAGGTGGCCGCCGTCGGCGTGATCCTGGCGGAGATGCTGGAGTTCAGCGGCGAACAGGGCTGGAAGGTGCAGGTCGCGGCCGGCATTGCGGCCCTGCTGGCCGCGGGCCTTTTGGCCTGGACCGAGCAGCGCTGGCCGCAGCTTCAGGAGGCATTGATCGGCAGTCTTTACGTCGTGGCTGCCTGTGCCGCCATCCTGCTGCTGGCGCACAACCCGCACGGCCACGAACATCTGGCCGAACTGCTCGCGGGGCAGATCCTGTGGGTGAACCTGCCGCAGGTGTGGCCGGTGGCTGCGCTCTCCGCCTTCGTGCTGGCAGCCTGGTTCCTCGGCGGGCAGCGGCGCGGCTGGATTTTCTACTTCCTGTTCGCCATCACCGTGATGGCCTCGGTGCAGCTGGTCGGCGTGTTCCTGGTATTCGCCTCGCTGATCCTGCCGGCGCTGGCCAGCAGCGGCCTGCCGGAACGGCGCGGGCTGATCGTCGGCTGGGGCCTCGGTGCCGTCGGCTATGCGCTGGGGTTGTGGCTGTCGGTGCCGCTCGACCTGCCGGCGGGGCCGATGATCGTCTGCACGCTGGCGGTGCTGGCGCTGCTCGCGGCCGTGGC
- a CDS encoding zinc ABC transporter substrate-binding protein, with amino-acid sequence MRKSILLLMAGLITAAAQPAAAALKIFACEPEWAALASELGGTRVEAYSATTALQDVHKIQARPSLIAKYRQADLVVCTGADLEIGWLPALVEKANNPRALPGSDGFLEASRYVSMIEVPEVLDRAQGDVHPFGNPHIQTDPRNITPVAAALAERLAKLDPAHAADYRQRHAAFAARWQNAIAEWERKAQPLRGLRLVSTHKDWSYLNRWLGMIQVATLEPKPGIPPTAAHLSSVLEGLKTQPASMILVASYQDHKPAQWLAQRTGLPVIELPFTVGGVEGTEDLFGLFEVTLNRLLAAAGP; translated from the coding sequence ATGCGTAAATCCATATTGCTCCTGATGGCAGGCCTGATCACCGCGGCGGCGCAACCCGCCGCCGCGGCGCTCAAGATCTTTGCCTGCGAGCCGGAATGGGCCGCGCTGGCTAGTGAGCTCGGCGGCACGCGGGTCGAGGCGTATTCGGCCACCACAGCGCTGCAAGACGTGCATAAGATCCAGGCGCGGCCCAGCCTGATCGCCAAATACCGGCAGGCGGACCTCGTGGTCTGTACCGGCGCGGACCTGGAGATCGGCTGGCTGCCGGCACTGGTGGAGAAGGCCAACAACCCGCGCGCGTTGCCGGGGTCGGACGGCTTCCTCGAAGCCAGCCGCTACGTCAGCATGATCGAGGTGCCGGAGGTGCTCGACCGTGCACAAGGCGACGTGCACCCCTTCGGCAATCCGCATATCCAGACCGATCCGCGCAACATCACGCCGGTGGCCGCCGCGCTGGCCGAGCGCCTGGCAAAACTGGACCCGGCGCATGCCGCCGACTACCGCCAGCGGCACGCTGCCTTCGCAGCCCGCTGGCAGAACGCGATCGCCGAATGGGAGCGCAAGGCGCAACCGCTGCGCGGCCTGCGCCTGGTCAGCACGCACAAGGACTGGTCTTACCTCAATCGCTGGCTGGGCATGATCCAGGTTGCAACGCTGGAACCCAAGCCTGGCATTCCACCGACCGCAGCCCATCTGTCATCGGTGCTGGAAGGACTCAAGACCCAGCCCGCCTCGATGATCCTGGTCGCGTCCTATCAGGATCACAAGCCCGCCCAGTGGCTGGCGCAGCGAACCGGTCTGCCGGTCATCGAGCTGCCATTCACGGTCGGCGGCGTCGAGGGCACGGAGGATTTGTTCGGGCTGTTCGAGGTTACGCTCAACCGTCTGCTGGCTGCAGCGGGCCCATGA